The Brassica napus cultivar Da-Ae chromosome C7, Da-Ae, whole genome shotgun sequence genome has a segment encoding these proteins:
- the LOC106440470 gene encoding protein FIZZY-RELATED 2, whose protein sequence is MEDPTASNATPPANSSPQLSPPPSMNTPIISLESRINRLINANQSPSPSRSIYSDRFIPSRSGSNYALFDLAKDGKEDGAGSYATLLRAAMFGPETPEKRDITGFSTSRNIFRFKTETNRRLDSFSPFVSDDGSGVSQSPIKALRKVSRSPYKVLDAPALQDDFYLNLVDWSAQNVLAVSLGNCVYLWNASSSKVTTLCDLGADDSVCSVGWNFRGTHLAVGTSTGKIQIWDASRCKRTRTMEGHRLRVGALAWSSSVLSSGSRDKSILQRDIRCEEDHVSKLTGHKSEVCGLKWSYDNRELASGGNDNRLFVWNQHSTQPVLKYSEHTAAVKAIAWSPHVHGLLASGGGTADRCIRFWNTTTNTHLSSIDTGSQVCNLAWSKNVNELVSTHGYSQNQIIVWKYPTMSKVATLTGHTYRVLYLAVSPDGQTIVTGAGDETLRFWNVFPSPKSQNTDSEIGSTFFGRTTIR, encoded by the exons ATGGAAGATCCTACCGCAAGCAATGCGACTCCTCCGGCGAATTCTTCTCCTCAACTCAGTCCACCACCGTCGATGAACACTCCGATCATCTCACTCGAGTCACGAATCAACCGTTTGATCAATGCCAACCAATCTCCGTCGCCATCACGGTCTATATACTCCGATAGATTCATACCAAGTAGATCCGGATCCAATTACGCGCTCTTCGATCTCGCTAAAGACGGCAAAGAAGACGGAGCTGGCTCTTACGCGACTCTGTTACGCGCGGCGATGTTTGGACCCGAGACGCCGGAGAAGAGAGACATCACTGGGTTCTCTACGTCGCGGAATATATTTCGGTTTAAGACGGAGACGAATCGGCGTTTGGATTCGTTTTCGCCGTTTGTGTCTGATGATGGTTCTGGTGTTAGTCAGAGTCCGATCAAGGCCTTGAGGAAGGTGTCGCGATCGCCCTATaag GTACTAGATGCACCGGCTTTGCaagatgatttttatttaaatctgGTGGACTGGTCAGCGCAGAATGTTCTTGCGGTGAGCCTAGGGAACTGCGTGTATTTGTGGAATGCTAGTAGTAGCAAG GTTACCACGCTATGTGATCTCGGGGCTGATGATAGTGTTTGCTCAGTAGGTTGGAACTTCCGTGGAACTCATCTGGCTGTTGGAACTAGTACCGGGAAAATACAG ATATGGGATGCGTCGCGGTGCAAGAGGACAAGAACAATGGAAGGACATCGTCTAAGAGTTGGAGCACTGGCATGGAGCTCATCTGTTCTTTCATCTGGTAGCAGAGACAAGAGTATTCTTCAAAGAGACATACGTTGCGAAGAAGATCATGTCAGTAAACTCACAGGTCACAAATCCGAAGTATGCGGACTCAAGTGGTCTTACGATAACAGAGAGTTAGCATCTGGTGGAAACGACAATAGG ctttTTGTATGGAACCAACATTCAACACAACCGGTATTGAAATATAGTGAACACACAGCAGCGGTGAAAGCAATTGCTTGGTCTCCTCATGTTCACGGGCTTCTTGCTTCTGGTGGTGGGACTGCTGATAGATGCATACGTTTTTGGAATACAACCACAAATACTCATTTAAGTTCCATAGATACTGGCAGTCAG GTATGCAATCTAGCTTGGTCTAAAAATGTGAACGAGCTGGTTAGCACGCACGGATACTCCCAAAACCAAATCATAGTCTGGAAATACCCTACCATGTCCAAA GTTGCAACTCTAACCGGTCACACATACCGTGTTCTGTACCTTGCGGTCTCACCTGATGGACAGACGATTGTAACAGGAGCAGGAGATGAAACCTTAAGGTTCTGGAATGTCTTCCCATCCCCAAAATCTCAG AACACGGATAGTGAAATCGGTTCAACATTCTTTGGTAGAACAACAATAAGGTGA
- the LOC106440468 gene encoding dihydroorotase, mitochondrial-like isoform X2, with translation MIKTLVSPCSVVGFGSQKLKLDRSCKKVKPGAVRMELTISQPDDWHLHLRDGDLLQAVVPHSASHFRRAIVMPNLKPPVTSTAAAITYRESIMKALPIESSFDPLMTLYLTDKTHTDEIKLARESGVVYAVKLYPAGATTNSQDGVTDLFGKCLPVLEEMVKQNMPLLVHGEVTDPSIDVFDREKIFIETVLQPLIQRLPQLKVVMEHITTMDAVNFVESCKEGFVGATVTPQHLLLNRNALFQGGLQPHNYCLPVLKREIHREAIVKAVTSGSKKFFLGTDSAPHERRRKESSCGCAGIYSAPVALSLYAKVFDEAGALDKLEAFTSFNGPDFYGLPRNSSKITLKKAPWKVPEVLSFSFGEIIPMFAGETLQWQPSFE, from the exons ATGATCAAGACGTTGGTTTCTCCTTGTAGTGTTGTT GGGTTTGGATCTCAAAAACTGAAGCTTGACAGATCTTGTAAGAAAGTGAAGCCGGGAGCAGTAAGGATGGAACTCACAATCTCTCAGCCTGATGATTGGCATCTTCATCTCCGTGACGGCGATCTTCTTCAGGCTGTTGTTCCCCACAG TGCGAGTCATTTTAGGAGAGCGATTGTGATGCCGAATCTGAAGCCCCCTGTGACCTCCACTGCAGCTGCCATTACTTACCGTGAATCCATCATGAAAGCTTTGCCAATTGAGAGCAGTTTTGATCCACTGATGACTCTTTATCTGACTGACAAAACCCATACTGATGAGATCAAGCTTGCCA ggGAAAGTGGTGTGGTTTATGCGGTGAAGCTGTACCCTGCCGGAGCCACAACCAACTCTCAAGATGGTGTCACAGACCTGTTTGGAAAATGCTTGCCAGTACTAGAAGAGATGGTCAAACAAAACATGCCTCTTCTG GTTCATGGAGAGGTCACAGATCCAAGTATTGATGTCTTTGACCGTGAGAAAATCTTCATTGAGACTGTTCTGCAGCCTCTAATCCAACGGCTTCCACAGCTGAAAGTAGTGATGGAACACATCACTACCATGGATGCTGTGAACTTCGTTGAATCTTGCAAAGAAG GGTTTGTGGGTGCAACAGTCACACCACAACATCTCCTTCTCAACAGAAACGCTCTTTTCCAAGGTGGATTACAACCGCACAACTACTGCCTTCCCGTTCTCAAAAGAGAGATACACC GAGAAGCCATTGTCAAAGCTGTAACTAGTGGAAGCAAGAAGTTCTTCCTCGGCACAGATAGTGCTCCACATGAACGGAGAAGAAAAGAATCATCCTGTGGATGTGCTGGTATTTACAGCGCTCCTGTTGCCTTGTCTCTATACGCTAAGGTCTTTGATGAG GCGGGTGCGCTTGACAAGTTGGAAGCTTTCACAAGCTTCAATGGACCTGATTTCTATGGCCTCCCGAGAAACTCTTCAAAGATTACACTGAAGAAAGCTCCTTGGAAGGTTCCTGAGGTCTTATCCTTCTCATTTGGAGAGATCATTCCAATGTTTGCTGGAGAAACCCTTCAATGGCAACCATCTTTCGAGTAA
- the LOC106440468 gene encoding dihydroorotase, mitochondrial-like isoform X1, which produces MIKTLVSPCSVVVGFGSQKLKLDRSCKKVKPGAVRMELTISQPDDWHLHLRDGDLLQAVVPHSASHFRRAIVMPNLKPPVTSTAAAITYRESIMKALPIESSFDPLMTLYLTDKTHTDEIKLARESGVVYAVKLYPAGATTNSQDGVTDLFGKCLPVLEEMVKQNMPLLVHGEVTDPSIDVFDREKIFIETVLQPLIQRLPQLKVVMEHITTMDAVNFVESCKEGFVGATVTPQHLLLNRNALFQGGLQPHNYCLPVLKREIHREAIVKAVTSGSKKFFLGTDSAPHERRRKESSCGCAGIYSAPVALSLYAKVFDEAGALDKLEAFTSFNGPDFYGLPRNSSKITLKKAPWKVPEVLSFSFGEIIPMFAGETLQWQPSFE; this is translated from the exons ATGATCAAGACGTTGGTTTCTCCTTGTAGTGTTGTTGTT GGGTTTGGATCTCAAAAACTGAAGCTTGACAGATCTTGTAAGAAAGTGAAGCCGGGAGCAGTAAGGATGGAACTCACAATCTCTCAGCCTGATGATTGGCATCTTCATCTCCGTGACGGCGATCTTCTTCAGGCTGTTGTTCCCCACAG TGCGAGTCATTTTAGGAGAGCGATTGTGATGCCGAATCTGAAGCCCCCTGTGACCTCCACTGCAGCTGCCATTACTTACCGTGAATCCATCATGAAAGCTTTGCCAATTGAGAGCAGTTTTGATCCACTGATGACTCTTTATCTGACTGACAAAACCCATACTGATGAGATCAAGCTTGCCA ggGAAAGTGGTGTGGTTTATGCGGTGAAGCTGTACCCTGCCGGAGCCACAACCAACTCTCAAGATGGTGTCACAGACCTGTTTGGAAAATGCTTGCCAGTACTAGAAGAGATGGTCAAACAAAACATGCCTCTTCTG GTTCATGGAGAGGTCACAGATCCAAGTATTGATGTCTTTGACCGTGAGAAAATCTTCATTGAGACTGTTCTGCAGCCTCTAATCCAACGGCTTCCACAGCTGAAAGTAGTGATGGAACACATCACTACCATGGATGCTGTGAACTTCGTTGAATCTTGCAAAGAAG GGTTTGTGGGTGCAACAGTCACACCACAACATCTCCTTCTCAACAGAAACGCTCTTTTCCAAGGTGGATTACAACCGCACAACTACTGCCTTCCCGTTCTCAAAAGAGAGATACACC GAGAAGCCATTGTCAAAGCTGTAACTAGTGGAAGCAAGAAGTTCTTCCTCGGCACAGATAGTGCTCCACATGAACGGAGAAGAAAAGAATCATCCTGTGGATGTGCTGGTATTTACAGCGCTCCTGTTGCCTTGTCTCTATACGCTAAGGTCTTTGATGAG GCGGGTGCGCTTGACAAGTTGGAAGCTTTCACAAGCTTCAATGGACCTGATTTCTATGGCCTCCCGAGAAACTCTTCAAAGATTACACTGAAGAAAGCTCCTTGGAAGGTTCCTGAGGTCTTATCCTTCTCATTTGGAGAGATCATTCCAATGTTTGCTGGAGAAACCCTTCAATGGCAACCATCTTTCGAGTAA
- the LOC106440467 gene encoding agamous-like MADS-box protein AGL19 — protein MVRGKTEIKRIENATSRQVTFSKRRNGLLKKAFELSVLCDAEVGLIIFSPRSKLYEFSSSSIAKTIERYQKRVKETGINHTRDNNSQQARDETYGLTKKIEQLEISKRKLLGKGIVACSIEELQQLENQLERGLSRIRAKKYQLLREEIEKLKEEEGNLIKENKELKEKWRGMRAIVGASPSSTLSSAEVNTDSVDNMEVETGLFIGPPEPRQSKKLHP, from the exons ATGGTGAGGGGAAAGACTGAGATCAAGAGGATAGAGAACGCAACGAGCAGGCAAGTGACTTTCTCGAAGAGAAGAAATGGACTTCTAAAGAAAGCTTTCGAGTTATCTGTCCTTTGTGATGCTGAAGTTGGTTTGATCATCTTCTCTCCAAGATCCAAACTCTATGAGTTCTCTAGCTCTAG CATAGCAAAAACAATAGAACGATATCAGAAACGGGTCAAAGAAACTGGGATTAACCACACGAGAGATAATAATTCTCAG CAAGCAAGAGACGAAACATATGGTTTGACAAAAAAGATTGAGCAGCTAGAGATATCTAAACG AAAATTGCTTGGGAAAGGTATTGTTGCATGTTCTATTGAGGAGCTGCAACAGTTAGAGAATCAGTTGGAGCGAGGCTTGAGCAGGATAAGAGCCAAGAAG TACCAATTACTCCGCGAAGAAATTGAGAAGCTGAAGGAAGAG GAGGGGAATCTCATTAAGGAAAATAAAGAACTGAAGGAGAAG TGGCGCGGAATGAGAGCAATAGTAGgagcatcaccatcatcaacCTTATCATCAGCTGAAGTGAACACGGATAGCGTTGACAATATGGAAGTGGAGACTGGTTTGTTCATTGGACCTCCTGAGCCAAGACAATCCAAGAAACTCCATCCTTGA
- the LOC106440469 gene encoding magnesium dechelatase SGR1, chloroplastic: MCSLSANMLLPTKLKPAYSDKLGNSTNSLLVANTRSKRKNQSVVPMARLFGPAIFESSKLKVLFLGVDDKKLPPTLPRTYTLTHSDITAKLTLAISHSVNNSQLQGWANRLYRDEVVAEWKKVKGDMSLHVHCHISGGHFLLDLFPKLRYYIFSKELPVVLKAIVHGDGNLLNNYPDLQESLVWVYFHSNVDEFNRVECWGPLWEATSPDGHRTQTLPETRCKDECSCCFPQVSSIPWSHSLSNEGVAGYSGTQTEGMPTPNPEKL; the protein is encoded by the exons ATGTGTAGTTTGTCAGCGAACATGTTGTTACCGACAAAGCTGAAACCAGCTTATTCAGACAAACTGGGTAATAGTACCAACTCACTCCTTGTCGCCAATACAAGATCCAAGAGGAAGAACCAATCCGTTGTTCCC ATGGCAAGATTGTTTGGACCGGCTATCTTCGAATCATCCAAGTTGAAAGTATTGTTTCTAGGGGTTGATGACAAGAAGCTTCCACCAACGCTTCCAAGGACTTACACTCTCACTCACAGTGACATTACTGCTAAACTAACTTTAGCTATTTCTCACTCCGTTAACAATTCTCAg TTGCAAGGATGGGCAAATAGGCTATACAGAGATGAAGTGGTAGCAGAATGGAAGAAAGTTAAAGGGGACATGTCGCTTCACGTCCACTGCCACATAAGCGGTGGCCATTTCCTCTTAGATCTCTTCCCAAAGTTACGATACTACATCTTTTCCAAAGAACTACCTGtt GTGTTGAAGGCTATTGTTCACGGAGACGGCAACTTGTTGAACAACTATCCCGATTTACAAGAGTCTCTTGTTTGGGTCTATTTCCATTCCAATGTTGATGAGTTCAACAGAGTCGAGTGTTGGGGTCCGCTTTGGGAAGCTACTTCGCCTGATGGTCACAGGACTCAAACTCTTCCTGAGACTCGGTGCAAGGATGAATGCAGTTGTTGTTTCCCGCAGGTTAGCTCGATTCCGTGGTCTCATAGTCTTAGTAACGAAGGTGTGGCTGGCTACTCTGGGACTCAAACCGAGGGAATGCCTACTCCTAATCCGGAGAAACTCTAG
- the LOC106440468 gene encoding dihydroorotase, mitochondrial-like (The RefSeq protein has 8 substitutions compared to this genomic sequence): MIKTLVSPCSVVVGFGSQKLKLDRSCKKVKPRAVRMGLTITQPDDWHLHLRDGDLLQAVVPHSVSHFRRAIVMPNLKPPVTSTAAAITYRESIMKALPTGSSFDPLMTLYLTDKTHPDEIKLARESGVVYAVKLYPAGATTNSQDGVTDLFGKCLPVLEEMVKQNMPLLVHGEVTDPSIDVFDREKIFIETVLQPLIQRLPQLKVVMEHITTMDAVNFVESCKEGFVGATVTPQHLLLNRNALFQGGLQPHNYCLPVLKREIHREAIVKAVTSGSKKFFLGTDSAPHERRRKESSCGCAGIYSAPVALSLYAKVFDEAGSLDKLEAFTSFNGPDFYGLPRNSSKITLKKAPWKVPEVLSFSFGEIIPMFAGETL, from the exons ATGATCAAGACGTTGGTTTCTCCTTGTAGTGTTGTTGTT GGGTTTGGATCTCAAAAACTGAAGCTTGACAGATCTTGTAAGAAAGTGAAGCCGGGAGCAGTAAGGATGGAACTCACAATCTCTCAGCCTGATGATTGGCATCTTCATCTCCGTGACGGCGATCTTCTTCAGGCTGTTGTTCCCCACAG TGCGAGTCATTTTAGGAGAGCGATTGTGATGCCGAATCTGAAGCCCCCTGTGACCTCCACTGCAGCTGCCATTACTTACCGTGAATCCATCATGAAAGCTTTGCCAATTGAGAGCAGTTTTGATCCACTGATGACTCTTTATCTGACTGACAAAACCCATACTGATGAGATCAAGCTTGCCA ggGAAAGTGGTGTGGTTTATGCGGTGAAGCTGTACCCTGCCGGAGCCACAACCAACTCTCAAGATGGTGTCACAGACCTGTTTGGAAAATGCTTGCCAGTACTAGAAGAGATGGTCAAACAAAACATGCCTCTTCTG GTTCATGGAGAGGTCACAGATCCAAGTATTGATGTCTTTGACCGTGAGAAAATCTTCATTGAGACTGTTCTGCAGCCTCTAATCCAACGGCTTCCACAGCTGAAAGTAGTGATGGAACACATCACTACCATGGATGCTGTGAACTTCGTTGAATCTTGCAAAGAAG GGTTTGTGGGTGCAACAGTCACACCACAACATCTCCTTCTCAACAGAAACGCTCTTTTCCAAGGTGGATTACAACCGCACAACTACTGCCTTCCCGTTCTCAAAAGAGAGATACACC GAGAAGCCATTGTCAAAGCTGTAACTAGTGGAAGCAAGAAGTTCTTCCTCGGCACAGATAGTGCTCCACATGAACGGAGAAGAAAAGAATCATCCTGTGGATGTGCTGGTATTTACAGCGCTCCTGTTGCCTTGTCTCTATACGCTAAGGTCTTTGATGAG GCGGGTGCGCTTGACAAGTTGGAAGCTTTCACAAGCTTCAATGGACCTGATTTCTATGGCCTCCCGAGAAACTCTTCAAAGATTACACTGAAGAAAGCTCCTTGGAAGGTTCCTGAGGTCTTATCCTTCTCATTTGGAGAGATCATTCCAATGTTTGCTGGAGAAACCCTTCAA